A part of Treponema primitia ZAS-1 genomic DNA contains:
- the xylA gene encoding xylose isomerase codes for MANYFTGGKEYFPGIGKIPYEGSGSKNPLAFKYYDAEKTVRGKKTKDWLRFAIAYWHSFCGDGADPFGSATHIFPWNSTNEPLQNAKNKADAAFEFITKIGAPYYCWHDRDIAPEGKDPDETAKNLGIIVDELKKRQDATGVKLLWATANVFTNPRFMNGAATNPDFNIVVQAANQVKHAIDGAIKLGAEGYTFWGGREGYMSLLNTDMKREKEHLAIFLTIARDYARKQGFKGSFYIEPKPMEPTKHQYDFDSETVIGFLKAHGLEKDFKLNIEANHAELAGHDFYHELSVCVDNDMLGSVDANRGEPRNGWDTDQFPSSVYETTLAMLTILRMGGFKTGGLNFDAKIRRNSIDPEDLFIAHIGGMDTFAYGLEKASAVLDDGRIPDLIKKRYSSFDSGDGAKFEKSGFTLDALAALAKDYGKAGWTSGKQELFENLFSDIILLK; via the coding sequence ATATTTTCCCGGCATAGGAAAAATCCCTTATGAAGGAAGCGGATCAAAAAATCCCCTGGCCTTTAAGTATTATGACGCCGAAAAAACGGTGCGTGGAAAAAAAACAAAGGATTGGCTTCGTTTTGCAATTGCGTATTGGCATAGTTTCTGCGGTGATGGTGCGGACCCCTTTGGCTCCGCTACCCATATCTTCCCATGGAACAGTACCAATGAACCCCTGCAGAACGCTAAAAATAAAGCGGACGCGGCTTTTGAATTTATCACCAAGATCGGTGCTCCCTACTATTGCTGGCATGACCGGGATATAGCCCCCGAAGGCAAGGACCCCGATGAAACCGCCAAGAACCTCGGTATTATTGTTGATGAGTTGAAGAAGCGGCAGGATGCTACGGGGGTAAAACTCCTCTGGGCAACGGCCAATGTGTTTACCAATCCCCGGTTCATGAACGGGGCGGCGACCAACCCTGATTTTAACATTGTGGTTCAGGCCGCCAATCAGGTGAAACATGCTATTGACGGCGCCATAAAGCTCGGCGCCGAAGGGTACACCTTCTGGGGCGGCCGCGAGGGTTATATGTCTTTGCTTAACACGGACATGAAACGGGAAAAGGAACACCTCGCCATATTCCTGACCATTGCACGGGATTATGCACGCAAACAAGGTTTTAAAGGTTCTTTCTATATCGAACCGAAACCGATGGAACCGACCAAACATCAGTATGATTTTGATTCCGAAACGGTTATCGGTTTTTTAAAAGCCCACGGCCTTGAGAAGGACTTTAAGTTGAATATTGAGGCTAACCACGCGGAACTTGCGGGCCATGATTTCTATCATGAACTGTCGGTCTGTGTTGATAACGATATGCTCGGATCGGTTGACGCAAACCGCGGCGAACCCCGTAACGGCTGGGATACGGATCAATTCCCCTCCAGCGTTTATGAGACCACCCTGGCGATGCTTACTATCCTCCGCATGGGCGGTTTCAAAACCGGGGGGCTTAATTTCGATGCAAAAATCCGCCGCAACTCAATTGATCCTGAGGATCTTTTTATCGCCCACATCGGCGGTATGGACACCTTTGCCTACGGACTTGAAAAGGCCTCTGCGGTCCTTGATGACGGGCGTATTCCGGATCTGATTAAAAAACGTTACTCCTCCTTTGATTCAGGGGATGGCGCGAAATTTGAGAAGAGCGGATTTACCCTGGACGCGTTGGCCGCTCTTGCCAAGGATTACGGTAAAGCCGGCTGGACCAGCGGCAAGCAGGAACTGTTTGAAAATCTCTTTTCTGATATTATATTGTTAAAATAA